One Pongo pygmaeus isolate AG05252 chromosome 10, NHGRI_mPonPyg2-v2.0_pri, whole genome shotgun sequence genomic window carries:
- the LOC129009654 gene encoding basic proline-rich protein-like, translated as PSPSPPPPSPSPPPRPPSPSPPPPPPSPPPPSPPPSSPPPPSPPPPPPSPPPPPPPSPPPSPSPPPPPPPPRPPSPSPPPPPPPPPSPPPSSPPPPPPPPPPSPSPSPPPSSPPPSSPPPPSPPSPPPPPPSPPPPPPPPPPSPPPPPPPPPPPPSPSPPPPSPPSPPPPPPPPPSPPPPPSPPPPPPSPPPPPSPPPPPPPPPSPPPPAPPSPSPPPPSPPSPPPPPPPSPPPPPSSPSPPPPAPPSPSPPPPSPPPPPPSPPPSPPSPSPPPPSSPSPPPPPPPSPPPPSPPPPSPSPPPPPSPPPPPPSPSPPPSPPPPAPPSPSPPPPSPPPPPSPPPPPPSPSPPPPSPPPPPPSPPPPPPSPPPPSPSPPPPPSPPPPPSPPPPPPSPSPPPPSPPPPPSPSPPAPPSPSPPPPSPPPPSPSPPPPPSLPPPPSPPPPPSPSPPPPSPPPPPSPSPPAPPSPSPPPPSPPPPSPPPPAPPSPSPPPPSPPPPPPSPPPPPSPPSPSPPPPSPPPPPPSP; from the exons ccatcaccatcaccaccaccaccatcaccatcaccaccaccacgaccaccatctccatcaccaccaccaccaccaccatcaccaccaccaccatcaccaccaccatcatcaccaccaccaccatcaccaccaccaccaccaccatcaccaccaccaccaccaccaccatcaccaccaccatctccatcaccaccaccaccaccaccaccaccacgaccaccatctccatcaccaccaccaccaccaccaccaccaccatcaccaccaccatcatcaccaccaccaccaccaccaccaccaccaccatcaccatcaccatcaccaccaccatcatcaccaccaccatcatcaccaccaccaccatcaccaccatcaccaccaccaccaccaccatcaccaccaccaccaccgccaccaccaccaccatcaccaccac caccaccaccaccaccaccaccaccaccatctccatcaccaccaccaccatcaccaccatcaccaccaccaccaccaccaccaccaccatcaccaccaccaccaccatcaccaccaccaccaccaccatcaccaccaccaccaccatcaccaccaccacc accaccaccaccaccatcaccaccaccaccagcaccaccatctccatcaccaccaccaccatcaccaccatcaccaccaccaccaccaccaccatcaccaccaccaccaccatcatcaccatcaccaccaccaccagcaccaccatctccatcaccaccaccaccatcaccaccaccaccaccaccatcaccaccaccatcaccaccatcaccatcaccaccaccaccatcatcaccatcaccaccaccaccaccaccaccatcaccaccaccaccatcaccaccaccaccatcaccatcaccaccaccaccaccatcaccaccaccaccaccaccatctccatcaccaccgccatcaccaccaccaccagcaccaccatctccatcaccaccaccaccatcaccaccaccaccaccatcaccaccaccaccaccaccatctccatcaccaccaccaccatcaccaccgccaccaccaccatcgccaccgccaccaccaccatcgccaccaccaccatcaccatcaccaccaccaccaccatcaccgccaccaccaccatcaccaccaccaccaccaccatctccatcaccaccaccaccatcaccaccaccaccaccatcaccatcaccaccagcaccaccatctccatcaccaccaccaccatcaccaccaccaccatcaccatcaccaccaccaccaccatcactgccaccaccaccatcaccaccaccaccaccatctccatcaccaccaccaccatcaccaccaccaccaccatcaccatcaccaccagcaccaccatctccatcaccaccaccaccatcaccaccaccaccatcaccaccaccaccagcaccaccatctccatcaccaccaccaccatcaccaccaccaccaccaccatcaccaccaccaccaccatcaccaccatctccatcaccaccaccaccatcaccaccaccaccaccaccatcacca